In Rhododendron vialii isolate Sample 1 chromosome 9a, ASM3025357v1, the following are encoded in one genomic region:
- the LOC131301242 gene encoding N6-adenosine-methyltransferase non-catalytic subunit MTB-like, with protein sequence MTKQQESSLEKLSSLYLDGEEENKHAGGERSPRQADESERIIADSKLLDHDLSKSQSRTKGKHDRPDERELDKESDRDSMHLERRETIRDKSRRDGDHLFRTPDKSGRLHHESENYEVGYERGFGFKRKELENDGGRDDNSKGRDESSSERKRNQEDSSKDNWKRRQPSSNYAETKDVDITYGCDRNDNKWPQGRFGGRKDARWTEAVKTSTNYGISNDNYDVIEIQTKPFDYGREESRSTFVRSTKAALQADAKLATPNNEWTYPQEDKAGNIDMYKFGQSGNDLNDRYLDKELTDKGFMPNRTGGGHSSSSVSQTSHGNQQPVSFSRPFSQGAKGSRVGRGGRGRSTGRDNQLFGTPMPIIGSPFGPLGPILPLTPSMSPALGPPISHGIFIPQFSPPLFWPGAQGVEMNMLAIPPGLPSGPSGARFSPNMGVPPNPGMYFNQPGPGSGVPSNVSTPGVDAMVQIGQGQPQDKAYGNWVSARTSGPLGKAPSRGEQNDYSQNFVDSGTRPRI encoded by the coding sequence ATGACGAAGCAACAAGAGAGCTCGTTGGAGAAATTGAGCAGTTTGTATCTggatggagaagaagagaaTAAGCATGCTGGTGGAGAGAGGTCTCCACGTCAAGCTGATGAAAGTGAGAGAATTATAGCCGATTCAAAGTTATTAGATCATGACTTGTCCAAGTCCCAGAGCAGGACTAAAGGCAAACATGATAGACCAGATGAAAGGGAGCTTGACAAGGAGTCGGACAGAGATTCTATGCATTTGGAGAGGAGGGAAACCATCCGAGACAAAAGTAGAAGAGATGGAGACCACCTTTTTAGGACCCCAGATAAGAGTGGAAGGCTTCATCATGAATCAGAAAACTATGAGGTGGGTTACGAAAGAGGTTTTGGATTTAAGCGAAAAGAACTAGAAAATGATGGAGGGAGGGATGATAACTCTAAAGGAAGAGATGAAAGCTCgagtgagagaaagaggaacCAAGAAGATTCTTCTAAAGATAATTGGAAAAGAAGGCAACCCAGCAGCAATTATGCAGAGACGAAAGATGTGGATATCACTTATGGGTGTGATAGGAATGACAATAAATGGCCTCAGGGTCGTTTTGGAGGTAGAAAAGATGCGAGATGGACTGAGGCTGTCAAAACCTCGACAAATTACGGTATTTCAAATGATAATTATGACGTGATAGAGATCCAAACCAAGCCCTTTGATTATGGAAGAGAGGAGTCCAGATCCACCTTTGTTCGGAGCACCAAAGCAGCTCTGCAAGCTGATGCAAAATTGGCTACACCAAATAATGAGTGGACCTATCCGCAAGAGGACAAAGCAGGAAATATTGATATGTATAAGTTTGGGCAATCCGGCAATGATTTAAATGATAGATATTTGGATAAAGAATTGACCGATAAAGGTTTTATGCCCAATCGTACTGGTGGAGGCCATAGTTCTAGTAGTGTTTCACAGACTTCACATGGGAACCAGCAACCGGTTTCTTTCAGTAGGCCATTTTCACAAGGAGCTAAAGGGAGTAGAGTTGGAAGGGGAGGAAGGGGTAGGTCAACAGGGAGAGACAACCAACTGTTTGGAACCCCGATGCCTATAATAGGATCACCTTTCGGACCACTTGGACCAATACTACCATTAACTCCTAGCATGTCTCCTGCTCTGGGTCCCCCAATTTCTCACGGTATTTTTATCCCACAATTTTCACCACCCCTTTTTTGGCCCGGAGCTCAAGGTGTTGAGATGAACATGTTAGCTATTCCACCAGGTCTTCCTTCTGGACCATCAGGTGCAAGGTTTTCTCCTAATATGGGGGTCCCACCAAATCCTGGTATGTATTTTAATCAACCAGGGCCTGGGAGTGGAGTGCCCTCAAATGTATCTACTCCTGGTGTTGATGCTATGGTACAAATTGGACAAGGTCAGCCACAAGATAAAGCCTATGGAAATTGGGTTTCAGCTAGAACTAGTGGACCTCTGGGTAAAGCTCCTTCTAGAGGAGAGCAGAATGACTACTCCCAAAATTTTGTTGACTCTGGCACGCGACCCCGGATTTAG
- the LOC131301241 gene encoding LOW QUALITY PROTEIN: uncharacterized protein LOC131301241 (The sequence of the model RefSeq protein was modified relative to this genomic sequence to represent the inferred CDS: substituted 1 base at 1 genomic stop codon): MEKHPEDYEEAVKDEQREGLCKGACEYNPSKRISDRLLPHILNIYGSHATPSDFEIYAPDATFEDPLMCARGVKQIKSAFYSLSKIFSESRIVEYSVQENLVSPGKQEILIDNKQYYKFLGKGIDMISLIKLRVEDGXIIRHEDWWDKKPLWNRETVKVPLVGRVIEVTRRGSMLATHAMMGFGKDPTV; encoded by the exons ATGGAAAAGCACCCAGAAG ATTACGAGGAAGCTGTAAAGGATGAGCAAAGAGAAGGGCTTTGCAAGGGAGCTTGTGAGTACAATCCATCCAAGCGCATCTCTGATCGCTTACTCCCTCACATACTCAAcat ATATGGATCCCATGCTACTCCTAGCGATTTTGAAATATATGCTCCGGATGCAACCTTCGAAGATCCACTCATGTGTGCTCGTGG GGTGAAACAGATCAAATCAGCATTCTATTCACTGTCCAAG ATCTTCAGTGAATCAAGAATTGTGGAATACAGCGTACAAGAAAATCTGGTATCGCCAGGCAAACAAGAG ATACTAATCGACAACAAGCAATATTACAAGTTTCTAGGGAAAGGCATTGATATGATTTCCCTAATCAAGCTACGTgttgaagatgggtaaatcatTCGTCATGAAGATTG GTGGGACAAGAAGCCTCTGTGGAATAGAGAGACAGTTAAGGTGCCGCTGGTTGGCCGGGTGATTGAAGTTACTCGTCGGGGATCGATGCTGGCTACTCATGCAATGATGGGATTCGGAAAAGATCCGACCGTGTAA
- the LOC131301248 gene encoding transcription factor DIVARICATA-like: protein MYGAGHNYTLDYADNRVWSPIQSSTWTRPEDKAFEHALVVFPDGTSDRWRRIAEQLPGKSPEEVRAHYEALVDDVFEIDSGRVELPSYSDESDVGSGWEEGESAASQISFGGTGMRRKRCEFDRKKGTPWTEEEHRLFLLGLKTYGRGDWRSISRNVVVTRTPTQVASHAQKYFLRQTSEKKERKRSSIHDITTAMDTRPIPPPAQFTDQGDLMGYQNVHYHPM from the exons ATGTACGGCGCCGGCCACAACTACACCCTCGACTACGCCGACAACCGGGTATGGTCCCCGATCCAGTCGTCGACGTGGACGAGGCCGGAGGACAAGGCCTTCGAGCACGCGCTGGTGGTGTTCCCCGATGGAACGTCGGACAGGTGGCGCCGGATCGCCGAACAGCTGCCGGGGAAGTCGCCGGAGGAGGTTAGGGCGCACTACGAGGCGCTTGTGGACGACGTCTTCGAGATTGACTCGGGGCGGGTCGAGTTGCCGAGTTACTCGGACGAGTCGGACGTGGGGTCTGGGTGGGAGGAGGGCGAGTCGGCGGCGAGTCAGATTTCGTTTGGGGGGACGGGGATGAGGAGGAAGAGGTGCGAGTTTGATAGGAAGAAGGGCACGCCCTGGACGGAAGAAGAACACAG GTTATTTCTACTCGGTCTCAAGACTTACGGCAGGGGCGACTGGCGGAGCATCTCAAGAAATGTGGTGGTGACCAGAACGCCGACACAAGTTGCCAGCCACGCCCAAAAATACTTCCTCCGCCAAACCTcggagaagaaagagaggaagaggTCAAGCATCCACGATATCACCACTGCAATGGACACCCGCCCAATCCCTCCGCCAGCTCAATTTACAGATCAAGGAGACTTGATGGGGTATCAAAACGTGCACTATCATCCCATGTAA
- the LOC131301240 gene encoding exocyst complex component EXO70A1-like, translated as MSTNETTHQHPPNSFSIFFNHQHVSLSLSLSLSLVFLFSPVSVTRSKTRSRERQDPSTKKMGVDVLSERAAMMREALQKSQSITDTMVSTLGSFDHRLSALETAMRPTQIRTHAIRRAHENIDKTSKAAEVILAQFDLSRQAEAKILKGPHEDLEGYLEAIEQLRSNIRFFSNNKSFKSSDGVLNHSNNLLAKAIAKLEDEFKQLLQSYSKPVEPERLFECLPSALRPSSESPGNQGNGKNGHSEHQNGNLENAVYTPPALIPPRILPLLHNLAQQMVQAGHKKQLLKIYRDTRSSVLEESILKLGVEKLSKDDVQKMQWEVLEAKIGNWIHFMRIAVKLLFAGERKVCDQMFEGIDSLRDQCFAEVTASSVAVLLSFGDAIAKSKRSPEKLFVLLDMYEIMRELHSEIETLFNSQPCSEIRESSMGLTKRLAQAAQETCGDFEEAVEKDATKTAVLDGTVHPLTSYVINYVKFLFDYQSTLKQLFEEFENGEQTHPQLASVTMRIMQALQTNLDGKSKQYKDPALTHLFLMNNIHYMVRSVRRSEAKDLLGDDWVQRHRRIVQQHANQYKRIAWAKILQCLTIQGANSSGGGSSIGADGGSSGVSRALVKDRLKTFNIQFEELHQRQSQWTVPDSELRESLRLAVAEILLPAYRSFIKRYGALVESGKNPMKYIRYSAEDLDRMLGEFFEGKTLNESKR; from the exons ATGTCAACTAACGAGACCACACATCAGCATCCTCCGAATtcattttctatatttttcaaCCACCaacacgtctctctctctctctctctctctctctctctggttttccttttctctCCAGTCTCTGTAACTCGTTCGAAGACGCGCAGTAGAGAGAGACAAGATccttcaaccaaaaaaatgggGGTGGATGTGCTGAGTGAAAGAGCGGCCATGATGAGAGAGGCTCTGCAAAAGAGCCAATCCATCACAGACACCATGGTCTCCACCCTTGGCTCCTTTGACCACCGCCTCTCCGCTCTCGAGACCGCTATGCGTCCCACTCAG ATTAGAACGCATGCTATACGGAGAGCTCATGAGAACATTGACAAGACATCAAAGGCTGCGGAGGTTATATTGGCTCAATTTGATCTCTCTCGTCAG GCGGAGGCTAAAATACTCAAAGGTCCTCATGAAGACCTGGAGGGTTATCTTGAAGCAATTGAGCAGTTACGAAGCAACATTCGATTTTTCAGCAATAACAAAAGCTTTAAGAGTAGTGATGGAGTGCTCAACCATTCAAACAATTTACTTGCTAAGGCAATTGCAAAGTTGGAAGACGAATTCAAGCAACTCCTACAATCCTACAG CAAACCTGTGGAACCTGAACGTCTTTTTGAGTGCCTCCCAAGTGCGCTGCGGCCTTCATCCGAATCTCCAGGAAACCAGGGCAATGGCAAGAATGGTCACTCtgaacaccaaaatggtaaccTGGAAAATGCTGTTTACACACCTCCTGCTCTCATACCTCCACGGATTTTACCGTTGCTGCATAATTTAGCCCAGCAAATGGTTCAAGCTGGCCACAAAAAGCAGTTGCTAAAAATATACAG GGATACCCGTTCTTCAGTTTTGGAAGAAAGCATTCTCAAATTGGGAGTTGAAAAACTTAGCAAAGATGATGTCCAGAAGATGCAGTGGGAGGTTTTGGAGGCTAAGATTGGGAATTGGATTCATTTTATGCGGATTGCT GTTAAACTTCTCTTTGCTGGGGAACGGAAAGTCTGCGATCAAATGTTTGAAGGCATTGATTCCCTCAGGGATCAGTGTTTTGCTGAAGTTACCGCCAGTAGCGTTGCTGTGCTACTTAGTTTTGGAGATGCGATTGCCAAAAGCAAGAGATCTCCAGAAAAGTTATTTGTGCTATTAGACATGTATGAAATAATGAGAGAGCTTCACTCTGAG ATTGAAACACTTTTCAACAGTCAACCTTGTAGTGAAATCAGGGAATCTTCGATGGGTTTGACAAAGCGGCTTGCCCAGGCAGCCCAAGAGACTTGTGGTGATTTTGAAGAAGCAGTTGAAAAGGATGCAACTAAAACTGCTGTGTTGGATGGAACCGTCCATCCTTTGACAAGCTATGTCATTAACTACGTGAAGTTTTTATTTGA CTATCAGTCAACCTTGAAGCAACTTTTTGAAGAATTTGAGAATGGTGAGCAAACACATCCGCAGTTGGCCTCTGTAACTATGCGTATAATGCAGGCTCTTCAAACCAATTTAGACGGAAAATCAAAGCAGTATAAGGATCCAGCTCTGACTCACTTGTTTCTTATGAACAATATCCACTATATGGTCAGATCTGTACGAAG GTCCGAAGCAAAGGATTTGTTAGGGGATGACTGGGTCCAAAGACATAGGAGGATTGTGCAGCAGCATGCCAATCAGTATAAGAGGATTGCTTGGGCAAAG ATTCTGCAGTGCCTCACTATACAAGGGGCGAATTCATCTGGGGGTGGCAGCTCAATTGGTGCTGATGGAGGAAGTAGTGGAGTTTCAAGAGCATTAGTTAAAGACAG GTTGAAGACGTTCAATATCCAGTTTGAGGAGCTTCATCAAAGACAGTCTCAATGGACAGTTCCTGACAGTGAGTTGCGAGAATCTCTGAGGCTTGCAGTTGCTGAGATTCTGTTGCCAGCGTACAGATCTTTCATTAAGCGCTATGG TGCTTTGGTTGAGAGTGGGAAGAACCCCATGAAGTATATCAGGTACTCGGCAGAGGATCTTGACAGAATGCTCGGTGAATTTTTTGAAGGGAAGACCTTAAATGAATCCAAGCGGTAG
- the LOC131301245 gene encoding ribonuclease H2 subunit A, whose amino-acid sequence MGSEVALPKWASEPCIMGIDEAGRGPVLGPMVYGCLYCAVSYQKTLSSLNFADSKTLKEEKREELFENLKAEESVGWEVDVIDPRELSAKMLKKNKINLNEISHDSAMGLVKRVLNMGVLLTEVYVDTVGDPEKYQIKLSERFPHIKFVVAKKADSLYPVVSGASIVAKVTRDRAVRDWVLDETAENMHRNFGSGYPADPATKSWLEHHKHHVFGFPTLVRFSWGTCTPYFKDIVEVLWESDKTDEGGSSTGSSKRQLKLSSVGFTGVKRKSEEIESSGKGRCKFFHARKLEQVTHF is encoded by the exons ATGGGATCGGAGGTTGCTTTACCCAAATGGGCATCTGAGCCTTGCATCATGGGCATCGACGAAGCCGGACGCGGTCCTGTTCTAG GACCCATGGTGTACGGATGCTTGTACTGTGCTGTCTCGTACCAGAAGACTCTTTCTTCTTTGAACTTTGCAG ATTCTAAAACtctgaaagaagaaaagagggaaGAATTATTTGAGAATTTGAAGGCTGAAGAATCTGTTGGATGGGAAGTTGATGTCATTGATCCGAGGGAGCTCTCGGCTAAAATGTTGAAGAA GAATAAGATAAACCTTAATGAAATTTCACATGATTCTGCAATGGGCCTTGTCAAAAGGGTACTGAACATGGGAGTTCTTCTAACCGAG GTTTATGTGGACACTGTGGGAGATCCAGAAAAGTATCAAATTAAATTGTCCGAAAGGTTCCCACATATCAAATTTGTTGTTGCAAAGAAAGCTGATAGTCTTTATCCGGTTGTAAGTGGAGCAAGCATCGTCGCAAAG GTAACAAGAGACCGAGCTGTGAGGGATTGGGTGCTTGATGAAACTGCTGAAAACATGCATCGGAACTTCGGCTCAGGTTACCCTGCAG ATCCTGCAACAAAGTCTTGGTTAGAACATCACAAACATCATGTATTTGGGTTCCCAACATTGGTCCGGTTCAGTTGGGGCACTTGCACTCCTTACTTCAAAGACATTGTCGAAGTGCTGTGGGAATCTGATAAAACCGATGAAGGGGGTTCCTCTACTGGAAGCAGCAAGCGGCAATTGAAGTTGAGCAGTGTTGGTTTCACTGGAGTGAAGcgaaaaagtgaagaaattgAATCCAGCGGCAAAGGACGCTGCAAATTTTTCCATGCTCGTAAACTTGAGCAAGTCACTCATTTCTAA
- the LOC131301246 gene encoding uncharacterized protein LOC131301246 produces MYHPTRGGVRGGRDQFSWDDVKVDKHRENYIGHSLKAPVGRWQKGKDLHWYARDKKSQSADMEAAKEEIRRIKEEEEQAMREALGLAPKRANRTQGTRLDKHEFSELVKRGSTAEDLGAGHAEAAQVHGLGFARAPRAWEEPSSLQSNLKEELPEKMEAPLPSPTARNAEESDDERSRKKRRHEEKKHEKHDKREKHEKHDKREKRHSRDSDGKRRSKKDKEKRRHDSD; encoded by the exons atgtaTCATCCGACTAGAGGCGGCGTTCGCGGCGGTCGAGATC AATTTAGCTGGGACGACGTGAAAGTTGATAAGCATCGAGAGAACTACATAGGTCACAGTCTTAAGGCTCCTGTTGGAAGATGGCAAAAAG GGAAGGATCTACACTGGTATGCCAGGGACAAAAAATCTCAGAGTGCAGATATGGAGGCTGCAAAAGAAGAGATACGCAGGATCAAAGAAGAGGAGGAGCAGGCTATGAGGGAGGCTCTTGGCTTGGCTCCAAAGCGTGCTAACAGAACTCAAGGCACTCGATTAGATAAGCATGAGTTTTCAGAACTTGTGAAGCGAGGCTCCACAGCAGAAGACTTGGGTGCAGGCCATGCTGAAGCTGCTCAGGTTCATGGCCTTGGTTTTGCTAG AGCGCCTCGTGCTTGGGAAGAGCCTAGTTCTCTTCAGTCCAACTTGAAGGAAGAGTTGCCTGAGAAGATGGAGGCACCTCTGCCAAGTCCAACTGCAAGGAATGCAGAAGAATCGGATGATGAAAGGAGCCGGAAGAAACGGAGGCATGAGGAGAAGAAACACGAAAAGCATGACAAGCGAGAGAAACACGAAAAGCATGACAAGCGAGAGAAGCGTCACTCGCGTGATTCAGATGGCAAGAGGAGAAGCAAGAAAGACAAGGAGAAGAGGAGACATGATtctgattga
- the LOC131299816 gene encoding synaptotagmin-3-like — protein sequence MGFLSTFLGILGFGIGLPFGILVGFYFFVYSKPKDVENPVVRPLHKMDTTTLQEILHEIPLWVKSPDYDRVDWLNQFLLDMWPYLDKAICKTIRIMARPIFAEYIGKYQIESIDFGNLSLGTLPPIIQGMKAYDTEERELVMEPAMKWAGNPNITLVLKILSLSITVQLVDLQVFVAPRITLKHLVPTFPCFSSMVVSLMEKPHVDFGLKVLGGDIMSIPGLYRFVQETIKKQVSILYHWPQTLEIPILDASTVAVRKPVGILHVKVIRAIRLLKMDLIGTSDPYVKLSLSEERLPAKKTTVKKRNLNPEWNENFSLMGKH from the exons ATGGGTTTTCTAAGCACTTTCTTGGGAATTCTTGGCTTTGGTATTGGACTCCCATTCGGAATCCTAGTTGGGTTTTACTTCTTCGTCTATTCTAAGCCCAAAGATGTTGAG AATCCCGTTGTTAGGCCCCTTCACAAGATGGACACGACTACTTTGCAAGAAATTCTGCACGAGATTCCGCTCTGGGTGAAGAGTCCGGATTATGACCGA GTGGACTGGTTAAACCAGTTTCTGTTGGATATGTGGCCTTACCTTGACAAG GCAATTTGTAAGACCATAAGGATCATGGCTCGACCTATATTTGCAGAGTACATCGGCAAATATCAGATAGAATCGATTGACTTTGGCAATTTAAGCCTTGGAACTCTCCCTCCTATAATCCAAG GTATGAAAGCCTACGATACTGAAGAGAGAGAACTGGTCATGGAACCGGCTATGAAGTGGGCTGGAAATCCAAACATAACTCTGGTGTtgaaaattttatctctaagcaTCACAGTTCAG TTAGTGGATCTACAAGTGTTTGTGGCACCGCGGATAACGTTGAAACATCTCGTGCCTACTTTTCCATGTTTTTCAAGCATGGTCGTTTCTTTGATGGAGAAG CCACATGTGGATTTTGGACTGAAAGTACTGGGAGGGGATATTATGTCCATACCTGGACTTTACCGATTTGTACAG GAGACAATTAAAAAACAAGTTTCAATCCTTTACCACTGGCCCCAAACCCTTGAAATACCCATACTTGATGCGTCCAC aGTGGCGGTAAGGAAGCCTGTGGGAATATTACATGTCAAAGTTATACGGGCAATCAGACTTTTGAAGATGGACTTAATAGGAACATCGGATCCTTATGTTAAGCTCAGTCTGAGTGAAGAAAGGCTGCCGGCAAAGAAAACAACAGTCAAgaagaggaacttgaatccagaGTGGAATGAGAATTTTAGTTTGATGGGAAaacactaa